Proteins encoded in a region of the Syntrophorhabdales bacterium genome:
- a CDS encoding CoA pyrophosphatase: MLLSRIREKVGQYNARRLECSTEIRASVVLPLFEKEGDLHILLTKRTDRVKAHPGEISFPGGTYERTDLDTRKTALRECYEEVGVNAEDVEIVGRLDDLTTFTGFVITPYVGIIPYPYSFTINRKEVAYLIYLPFEHLTRSDLVQEQIDYRGRRETIDAIYYNGERIWGATCRMLFKLKRIVQGQ; the protein is encoded by the coding sequence ATGTTGCTTTCGCGAATCAGAGAAAAGGTGGGTCAGTATAATGCCCGCCGACTTGAGTGCAGTACTGAGATCAGAGCTTCTGTCGTGCTTCCTCTCTTCGAAAAGGAAGGGGATCTTCATATCCTTCTCACCAAGAGAACAGACAGAGTAAAAGCACATCCGGGCGAGATATCTTTTCCTGGAGGCACGTACGAGAGGACGGACCTCGATACCAGGAAGACCGCCCTGCGCGAATGTTACGAAGAGGTAGGCGTCAATGCAGAGGACGTGGAAATAGTGGGAAGGCTGGATGATCTCACGACGTTCACGGGTTTTGTCATCACGCCTTACGTGGGCATTATCCCGTATCCCTACTCCTTCACGATCAACAGGAAAGAGGTGGCCTACCTTATCTACCTGCCGTTCGAGCACCTCACCAGGAGCGATCTTGTGCAGGAACAGATCGACTACCGAGGACGAAGGGAAACGATAGATGCCATCTACTACAACGGAGAACGCATCTGGGGTGCCACGTGCAGAATGCTTTTCAAGCTGAAGCGAATCGTCCAGGGCCAGTAG
- a CDS encoding MFS transporter: MSGRFNLKILLLLSAGHCVVDIYQGALPAVLPFLKEALGLNYTVAGVILIMANITSSILQPVFGYVSDKKEKPLLLPVGVLGAGVGFALLSLPSTLLPVLMLVMLSGLGIAAYHPEGYKTAYFHTGPRAATGMSVFSVGGNAGMALGPIIAIPVVSYFGFGALPVVMLPALLFAAVITYLRKEITIPEHLQHEKEGRDGKPGKAAYLSLALVVSVVVMRSWMQMGLLSYIPFYYINHLKGDAVYAGQLISIFLLGGAVGTLAGAPLADRWGYRFFICLSMAVAALTFPLIFLFERFPLLLSLTLFWLGMILVSTFSVTVVMSQRLLPKSLGIASGLTTGFAIGAGGIGVTLLGIVADRYGVPFALKSIFIFPVVGFLLALILKNPVRGKA; this comes from the coding sequence ATGTCGGGTAGATTCAACCTGAAGATCCTCCTCCTGCTCTCGGCAGGCCATTGCGTGGTCGATATTTATCAGGGGGCTCTCCCTGCCGTCTTGCCCTTTCTCAAGGAGGCACTGGGCCTCAATTACACCGTGGCGGGCGTTATCCTGATAATGGCAAACATAACGTCATCGATTCTTCAGCCTGTCTTCGGGTATGTGTCCGACAAAAAAGAGAAACCCTTACTATTGCCTGTCGGCGTTCTCGGTGCGGGTGTCGGGTTCGCATTGCTTTCTCTCCCGTCGACCCTTCTTCCCGTGCTGATGCTTGTGATGTTGAGCGGCCTGGGGATTGCGGCGTATCATCCGGAAGGTTACAAAACGGCTTATTTTCATACGGGACCCCGGGCGGCAACAGGCATGTCGGTTTTCTCCGTGGGCGGAAATGCGGGCATGGCCCTTGGCCCGATCATTGCGATCCCGGTCGTCAGTTATTTCGGTTTCGGCGCATTGCCCGTGGTGATGCTCCCGGCTCTGCTCTTCGCAGCAGTTATCACATACTTGCGAAAAGAGATAACCATCCCGGAGCATCTGCAGCATGAGAAGGAGGGGCGCGACGGCAAACCGGGAAAGGCAGCATATCTTTCCCTGGCCCTGGTGGTTTCCGTAGTAGTAATGCGATCATGGATGCAGATGGGGCTACTGAGCTATATCCCCTTCTACTACATTAATCACCTCAAGGGTGACGCGGTCTATGCAGGACAGCTGATAAGTATCTTTTTGCTGGGCGGTGCTGTCGGAACTCTTGCGGGGGCGCCCCTGGCAGACCGGTGGGGCTACAGGTTCTTCATTTGCCTGAGCATGGCCGTAGCAGCCCTGACATTTCCTCTGATATTTCTCTTCGAGAGATTTCCTCTGCTTCTGTCATTGACACTCTTCTGGCTTGGCATGATTCTCGTGTCGACCTTCTCAGTGACCGTTGTCATGTCGCAAAGACTGCTCCCCAAAAGTCTGGGGATCGCCTCAGGCCTGACCACGGGATTTGCGATCGGTGCCGGCGGCATCGGCGTCACGCTGCTCGGCATCGTGGCTGACCGCTACGGTGTGCCCTTTGCCTTGAAGTCCATATTCATATTTCCTGTGGTCGGATTCCTACTGGCATTGATACTAAAGAACCCTGTACGGGGAAAAGCATGA